A single genomic interval of Alistipes provencensis harbors:
- a CDS encoding DUF2062 domain-containing protein, with product MPRTDAIPERMQALQCAVLIPTYNNAGTIARVIAGVQRHCRDVIVVNDGSTDGTAAILARTDGISVIGYERNRGKGYALRTGLREATRRGFRYLLTIDADGQHYPDDIPLFVEAAERQPDTLFIGARNLTAENMPSKNTFANKFSNFWYKVETGQTLSDSQSGFRLYPLTRLKGMRFYTPRYEFEVEVIVRAAWRGVAVKNIPIRVYYPPQEERVSHFKPAKDFTRISVLNTCLVTWAILCYYPFRFLKWFRRANVREFLSRHVMHSGESNHTLAASAAWGVCWGILPVWGWQGVLAVVSGHFMKLNKVVTFAATNISIPPMIPPILFGSYAVGGWMLGRPLLLSLRDISPQAMAGSLLQYIAGSIALAAACGLFTYGLFRFLFMAFKRNAQRS from the coding sequence ATGCCCCGGACAGACGCCATACCCGAACGAATGCAGGCCCTGCAATGCGCCGTGCTGATTCCGACATACAACAATGCCGGGACCATCGCACGCGTCATCGCCGGGGTGCAGCGTCACTGCCGCGACGTGATCGTCGTCAACGACGGATCGACCGACGGCACGGCGGCGATCCTCGCCCGGACAGACGGGATATCGGTAATCGGCTACGAACGCAACCGCGGCAAAGGATATGCCCTGCGCACGGGGCTCCGCGAAGCGACCCGGCGGGGATTCCGCTACCTGCTGACGATCGACGCCGACGGGCAGCACTACCCCGACGACATTCCGCTGTTCGTCGAGGCGGCGGAACGGCAGCCCGACACGCTGTTCATCGGCGCCCGCAACCTCACGGCAGAGAACATGCCCTCGAAGAATACCTTCGCCAACAAGTTCTCCAATTTCTGGTACAAAGTGGAAACGGGACAGACGCTTTCCGACTCCCAGTCGGGATTCAGGCTCTACCCGCTCACCAGATTGAAAGGCATGCGCTTCTACACGCCCCGCTACGAATTCGAAGTCGAGGTCATCGTACGGGCGGCATGGAGAGGTGTTGCGGTGAAGAACATCCCGATCCGCGTCTACTATCCGCCGCAGGAGGAGCGGGTGTCGCATTTCAAACCGGCCAAGGATTTCACACGCATCTCGGTGCTGAACACCTGTCTGGTCACATGGGCCATCCTCTGCTATTATCCGTTCCGCTTCCTGAAATGGTTCCGCCGGGCGAATGTCCGGGAGTTCCTCTCACGCCACGTCATGCACTCCGGCGAAAGCAACCACACGCTGGCCGCCTCGGCGGCATGGGGCGTTTGCTGGGGCATACTGCCCGTCTGGGGCTGGCAGGGGGTACTGGCCGTCGTCTCGGGCCACTTCATGAAACTCAACAAGGTGGTGACGTTCGCCGCCACGAACATCAGCATCCCGCCGATGATCCCGCCGATCCTCTTCGGAAGTTACGCCGTGGGCGGATGGATGCTCGGCAGGCCCCTCCTGCTGTCGCTGCGCGACATCTCACCGCAGGCCATGGCGGGTTCGCTCCTGCAATACATCGCCGGAAGCATCGCTCTGGCCGCCGCGTGCGGACTATTCACCTACGGACTTTTCCGCTTCCTGTTCATGGCCTTTAAACGCAACGCACAACGGTCATGA
- a CDS encoding hotdog family protein yields the protein MLEGLYTLIAESGDKTHPEADVRLDAGHPIFAGHFPGRPVLPGVCQFELVRHLVQRRAGRPLSCRSVRELKFLSPVIPPQDSLLRVELVLTDTGDGGIDVRGAISADGVQKTKIKAIFV from the coding sequence ATGCTCGAAGGACTCTACACCCTCATCGCCGAAAGCGGCGACAAGACGCATCCGGAAGCCGATGTCCGTCTCGACGCCGGCCATCCCATATTCGCCGGGCATTTCCCCGGAAGGCCCGTCCTGCCGGGAGTGTGCCAGTTCGAACTTGTCAGGCACCTCGTGCAAAGGCGTGCCGGCAGGCCGCTGAGCTGCCGGTCGGTACGCGAACTGAAGTTCCTGAGCCCGGTGATTCCGCCGCAGGACAGCCTCCTCCGGGTCGAGCTCGTGCTGACGGACACCGGAGACGGCGGCATCGACGTGCGCGGGGCAATCAGCGCCGACGGGGTGCAAAAAACGAAAATTAAAGCTATCTTTGTCTGA
- a CDS encoding LolA family protein produces the protein MKTKIPVLLLSLLWSAGYAQQTLQDEFLAALRANNTQIETIDCDFTQLKHNSLLAQDAESSGKFYFKRPGKLALFYDEPAGDRVVMGETSFLIVAGGSRSVVKIAANPFFLQMQQVFAACFSGDIAALCSEGSFRCEKGPETYTVRITPESKRARRYITELVLVFASRDMLLNELRMTETSGNYTLYRFRNKQTNQPVADSCFDCGK, from the coding sequence ATGAAAACTAAAATACCGGTCCTGCTGCTGTCGCTGCTGTGGAGCGCGGGATACGCCCAGCAAACATTGCAGGATGAATTCCTCGCGGCGCTCCGGGCGAACAACACCCAAATAGAGACGATCGACTGCGACTTCACGCAGTTGAAACACAACTCCCTGCTGGCGCAGGACGCCGAGAGCTCGGGGAAATTCTACTTCAAACGTCCCGGAAAACTGGCCTTGTTCTACGACGAGCCGGCGGGCGACCGCGTCGTGATGGGCGAAACGTCGTTCCTGATCGTCGCCGGAGGTTCGCGCAGCGTCGTGAAGATCGCCGCCAACCCGTTCTTCCTGCAGATGCAGCAGGTTTTTGCAGCCTGTTTCTCGGGAGACATCGCCGCACTTTGCAGCGAGGGATCGTTCCGCTGTGAGAAGGGCCCGGAAACCTACACCGTGCGCATAACCCCCGAATCGAAACGCGCCCGCCGCTACATCACGGAACTCGTGCTGGTGTTCGCAAGCCGGGACATGCTGCTCAACGAATTGCGCATGACCGAGACATCGGGCAACTACACGCTCTACCGGTTCCGGAACAAGCAAACAAACCAGCCTGTGGCGGACTCTTGTTTCGACTGTGGAAAATAG
- a CDS encoding polysaccharide deacetylase family protein — protein sequence MLITIILLLLTAGCGLYFTSFRIGSGCWVKALCRAGNTGRQVALTFDDGHHAELTPQVLDVLKRYDAQACFFLVGERIDPGLLRRMDAEGHIVGNHTFSHKGTGPFAPVRSMVADARRTDDAIAGTLHRRPKLFRPPFGITNPMIGGMVRRMGYTVIGWSIRSLDTLAGPRGKVVERIRRQLHDGAVILLHDNRTGSPQLTELVLRMLAQEGYEVVRVDKLLNIHAYDNEN from the coding sequence ATGCTTATAACGATCATACTGTTGCTGCTCACCGCCGGATGCGGCCTCTATTTCACCTCGTTCCGCATCGGGTCGGGGTGCTGGGTCAAGGCGCTGTGCCGGGCCGGGAACACGGGGCGGCAGGTCGCGCTGACCTTCGACGACGGGCACCATGCGGAGTTGACGCCGCAGGTGCTGGACGTCCTGAAAAGATACGACGCCCAAGCCTGCTTCTTCCTCGTCGGGGAGCGGATCGATCCCGGACTGCTCCGGCGCATGGACGCCGAAGGCCACATCGTCGGCAACCACACTTTTTCGCACAAAGGCACGGGACCTTTCGCCCCGGTGCGGAGCATGGTCGCCGATGCACGCAGGACCGACGACGCGATTGCAGGAACGCTGCACCGCCGCCCGAAGCTGTTCCGGCCGCCGTTCGGGATCACCAACCCGATGATCGGCGGCATGGTCCGACGGATGGGCTACACGGTGATCGGATGGAGCATCCGGTCGCTCGACACGCTCGCCGGGCCGCGCGGCAAGGTTGTGGAGCGCATCCGCAGGCAGTTGCACGACGGCGCCGTCATCCTGCTGCACGACAACCGGACCGGGAGCCCGCAACTCACGGAACTGGTTCTGCGGATGCTTGCGCAAGAGGGTTACGAAGTGGTGCGCGTCGATAAATTGCTGAACATACATGCTTATGACAATGAAAACTAA
- a CDS encoding beta-ketoacyl synthase chain length factor, which produces MKAYIHRTAASENSGCDLKAIVPDPLMRRRLSRIVRDGVTAAAVCAEGHEVDAVITATAYGCLADSEKFLRVVIDNDEQLLPPSAFIQSTFNTVGATVALLLQRHCYNMTYAHGTDGFGTAILDALMLIDGQEARQVLVGAVEEVTPTLRTLLGRMRVHALPEQGGAFFFLLSAEEEGACAQIRVEATGGAAQTKYGDPLEPARQLHRLIADGQSGIADLGNLKLEVECL; this is translated from the coding sequence ATGAAAGCCTACATCCACAGAACCGCGGCTTCGGAGAACTCCGGATGCGACCTCAAGGCGATCGTTCCCGATCCCCTGATGCGGCGGCGCTTGAGCCGCATCGTGCGCGACGGCGTGACGGCCGCAGCCGTCTGTGCCGAGGGGCATGAAGTCGACGCCGTCATCACCGCTACTGCCTACGGATGTCTGGCCGACAGCGAGAAATTCCTGCGGGTGGTCATCGACAACGACGAACAACTGTTGCCGCCCTCGGCATTCATCCAGTCGACCTTCAATACGGTAGGGGCCACCGTAGCGCTGCTGTTGCAGCGCCACTGCTACAACATGACCTATGCGCACGGGACGGACGGTTTCGGCACGGCAATCCTCGACGCCCTGATGCTGATCGACGGGCAGGAGGCCCGGCAGGTGCTGGTCGGAGCCGTCGAGGAGGTAACGCCCACGCTGCGCACACTGCTCGGACGCATGCGCGTCCACGCCCTGCCGGAGCAGGGAGGCGCGTTCTTCTTCCTCCTCTCGGCGGAAGAGGAGGGGGCCTGCGCGCAAATCCGGGTCGAAGCGACCGGAGGCGCGGCGCAGACAAAATACGGCGATCCACTGGAACCGGCCCGGCAACTCCATCGGCTCATCGCCGACGGGCAAAGCGGAATCGCGGACCTCGGGAACCTGAAACTGGAGGTGGAATGCTTATAA